Genomic window (Roseivirga sp. 4D4):
AAGGCACTATCTGGTGGTTAAGGAAGAGAACAGGAACAAACCACATATTGAGGCCTTCCTATCAAACTTTCAGGAAGAGTTTGTTCACTAGTCAAACTCGATTTGCATCTTCTCAATTTGATCAGACAACTTCTCAGAAGTATATCTTTCCCTGAAGCGATCGACCATAATCGGGAAACAAAGTGGAGAGGGTTTCAGTAGTTTCTTGATCACTATTTCCTGCTGATTGATACGTTCTAAAGATTCGTTCAGCCGTGACTTTTCAAACTGGAGGGATAGTACTTCCTCATTCGCTTGTTTCATCAAAAGGTTCTCTGGGTCATAATCTTCAAACACTTTGAAGATCATGCTTGATGAGGCCTGAAGGTGTCTATTTGTAATTCCTTTGCCTGGGTAACCCTGAAAAATCAGTCCAGCGATAGTGGCGATATCTCTAAATTTTCGCTTAGCCATCTCGGTGTTATTGATGCTTGCATAAATGTCGTCCAAGAGGTTTTCACGAGAGAATAAGTCAAGCTCAAGGAAGTCTTCAATTTCTATCTCCTGATCGGTGAGTAGCTCAAAACCATAATCGTTCGATGCGATCGAAAAGGTGATGGGTTGACTCACACTAATCCTATAAGCACAAAGCGCAGCCAGCACTTCATGGATGTATTTCCCTTCCAGAGGATAAATAAAGAAGTGAGTGCCCTCATCAGATCGCAATTGCTCTATCAGCAATTGATTGGACAATGGTAAGGCAGATAGTTCCCGATGTTTTTCCAATAGCGGCTTTATGGCATTCATTTCGGGACCTTCATAAATACCATTGGCTGCATCCTCAAGTTTCCTTCGGAGACCATGAGAAAGGAGAGAGGTGAATGATGCTTTGCCACCGCCCCAGCGCGGTATAGGTCCCGTTTTCTTCTTGGACTTTTTGACTTGAGCCGTCATGTCTTTCACTCGAATCAGTTCTAGACTTCTTCCTGCGAACCAAAAGGTTTGTCCCGGCTTTAATCCGGCAATGAATATTTCCTCCACCGTGCCGATATATCCCCCCGTTTGATATTTGACCTTAACCATGGGGTCTGAGACAATGGTACCCATGGACATTCTATGGCGCATGGCTGTTCTCCGGTTGTTTACCTTGTATTTGCCGTCTGACTCAATTTCTACTTTGGCGTATTCGTCATAGGCACTTAATGTACTACCACCGGTTGTGATAAACTCAAGGCACCACTGCCATTCCGCTAAGCTAAGGTCTTGGTAGGCGTGAGAAGATTTGACCTGTCTATAGGTTTCTTCCTGATAGAAACCAGGGCCTACCGCCAAGGTGACCAAATACTGTATTAATACGTCAAAGCATTTCGTAAGAGGTGTTCGGCTTTCGAACTGCTTCTTGTCGATGGCCTCCTTTAAAACAGCCGCTTCAATCAACTCCAGAGAATGTGTCGGAAGAAAATATACTTTACTTGTGGCCCCAGGCCGATGCCCACTGCGCCCAGCACGCTGAAAGAACCGTGCTATGCCTTTGGGGCCACCTACTTGAATGACCATATCCACTGGTCGAAAGTCGACCCCAAGGTCCAAACTCGAAGTACAAACCACACATTTAAGCTTGCCTGTATGTAGTCGATCTTCCACCCATTGCCTAACACCTAAATCTAAAGAGCCATGATGCATGGCTACAAGCCCGGCATACTCTGGAAGCTGCATCATCATTTTCTGATACCAGATCTCTGTTTGCGACCTCACATTCGTAAACATCAGGGTGGAGGTATGCTGCTCTAAAATGGGAACAACACGTGGTAAAAGATGAATACCCAAATGACCCGCCCATGGCAATGTCTTTACCGAATCTGGAAGAATAGATTCAATCTCGATCTTCTTGTCTACGTTAGCCCTGATCGTTTCGCAGGTCTCATATTGCTCACCTAAGAGTACTTTAGCTGCTTCTTCCAGATTGCCTATGGTAGCCGAAATCGCCCAAGTTTTAATCGGCTTGTCTTTCAAATGGCGCATATAAGCCAAGGCCAGTTCCATTTGGACTCCACGTTTGCCACCAATTAACTCATGCCATTCATCTACAATTACCGCTTTAACCGAGCTGAATGTCTTGACAGCATCTTTTTGAGCCAAGAGAATGTGGATGCTTTCAGGGGTGGTCACCATAGCCTCAGGCATATGCTTCTTTTGCCTCTGGCGTTCTGCTTGGGTAGTGTCACCTGTTCGGAGGGCTATGTTCCAGCCTAACTCGAGGTCATTACTGACCTCCTGCATCGCTGCCTGAATATCTTTGGCCAGAGCCCTGAGGGGTGTAACCCAAATAATCTGAAGCCCTTTGGCAGGCTTGGGGTCATTGAGTGCCTCGAGTACGGCTCCTAACCAGATGGCATAAGTCTTACCACTACCTGTAGGAGCATTGAGCAGTCCGCTCTTACCTGATAGGTAAGCATTCCATGTCTTTCTTTGAAAAGGAAAAGACTTCCATCCTTTGGACTGGAACCAATTTTCGGCAGGGGAAAGATCAATTTCTACTTGTGGCAAGGCGTTAAGCTAAACCATCAATTTCGTTGATTCTAATGAGCTATGGAAGGAAAGTTTTGACTTAAAAAGTCGCCTGATAATCTACACGCATATCCAGCTTGCGAGTCGATCCATTCGGAGAGGGCAAAGTGGCCATTCCACCAGGATAGTAGCCTGTCCGTTTGTTGATACAAATAAGGGCCAGGTAGTCTGCATCATTCGGATCAAATTGATAGAAACCGCTCTTATTGGGTGTAATGATGAACTTTGCTTCTACTTTGGCTTTCTTGATTTTCTTCAGGTCGTAGAAGAGTTTTCCATCTTTAAGGTAAGATGTCGCATCAATCACGTCCTTTTGACTCGTCTCAAAAAGCAATATCTCATAAGTAGCCGGAACAGGTTGCTTGGTATTGGTTGAGTCGCTTACAGAAAAGTCTCCTTTGTACAGGTTCATTGTACCGTAGTAACCGTTAATAATGGTTGGCTCAGTGATCTTTTTACTCATCTTTACTTTGAAAGTAAAGAAGTAATCTTTCTGAGGAACATCCTTCTTGTTACAGCTTGCGGCAAGCAGTAAAACAGCAATAGCCAGTACCAATTTATTCACGCCTCTCATTCGATATGCATTTTACGCGCACGAAGTAAATAAATATTTCGGGCATTCTAGAGGGTGAAGCGTTAAAGATTCATAAACTGAGATGCAAAATAGGGTAGGGTTTACCCAATGGGTCTAAAGGAGAACGGCTGACCACCTCAAATCCACAGTGCTGATAAAACTTTACAGCTTCTGGGTTCTGCTCATTGACGTCCACTTTGAAAGCCTTGAAATGTTCAATGGCATAGTTTAATAATTGTCTTCCCAAACCCTTTCCAATTACACTTGGATGCATAAAGAGCATTTCAATACTTCTTTCAGCAACACCCAAAAAACCCAGGACTTTACCTTCAGAATCTTTGATGCAACGTAGCTCAACAGCATCCAGGTAAGTATTTAGAATAAGAGGTTTAAAGTATTGAATGTCCGCCTCTGGAAGAAAATGATGAGTCGCTCTGACAGAGGCTTCCCATACTTCTACTATCTCAGGGTATTCCTCTTTGCTAACTGGGAGTATAGGGGAAGTCATGTTATTGATTTTGAAGTCATTGAATACGTATGTCACTTATACCGGTAGACAGCATGTGGTCCAAAGTCAAGGAGATCGAGCGTTGTATCATATTTGGCACCCAAACGTGTAGCCAACTGCACTGATGCTTTGTTTGATGGATCAATATAGCTAACAAGTGAGTCAAAGTTGAGGATTTCTAGGGCATAATCACGAACAGCGATTCCAGCCTCTAAGCCAAAGCCTTTGCCCTGTGCTTCAGGTAATAACCAATAGCCTAGCTCTTTCTCTGGCCAGGGTTCTGAATTCCAAAGCCCCACAGTACCGATCAGTTGCTTTGTACTTTTCTCTTCAACAGCGAGATAGGAATAGCCCTTGAGTATATAATGGCCGACATAAGTAGCCATCAGACGCCAAGAGTCTTCAGGCCCTTTGATACCACCTACATATTGGGCATTCTCTTTCTTGGTGTAAAAATCAGAGAATATTTGGTAGTCACTAGGTTGCCACTGTCTGAATAATAGTCTTTCGGTTGTTAATCCAATCATAAGCTGTTATGGTTTAGGCTAAAAATAAAAAGCCCATCCTGAATATCAGAATGGGCTCCTTGGAATCTATGTGATTACTTATTCGTCCAATGATCTTTTAGGACAATCGCATCTTTTGTGATGGTCTTTCCTCCAGATTCTAATACTACCTGGTAAGTGCCAGGGCCAACAGGACCTGTAATGTACTTGGCAGTTTCCATGCGTGAGGCAATCTGCGCATCAGACATACCGAATCTCTTGAAACGAGCAGCCATATTATCAAGATCTTTTTGAGAACGTTCACTGATAATTCTAGTAAAAGGCCAAATGGCATGATTGAGGCCTGCATCTGCGTCAATTTCCATTTTGTATAATTCACGCTGACCTTGCATGATCTTAAGCGTTGCCTTGCCACCATTAGCACTGTAGAAATACATATGAGAGCCAGGTCTTCTGCTTTCTCCATTGAAGTTGGTGTAGGCAGATACATTTCTTAAGCCTCTGATATATTGAACACTAGGCGTAATGTCGAATAATTCCATACCGCTATTCATTACTTCAGCGGTCATACCTTGAAGCGGAGAAATATCAGCAATGAAAATACCACGTCCATGTGTTGCAACCACCAACTCGTTCTCTCTTGGGTGAATCAACATATCATAGGCCGGGTTGGTCGGCATATTGGTCATGAACTTTGTCCAGTTTTTACCACCGTCAACACTCGCATGAGTTCCCAATTCTGTTCCTACAAACAGGAGGTTAGGATTTTTATGATCTTCTCTAATCACATTGACAGCTTCTGCAGGAATACCATTGGCAATAGATGTCCATGTTTTGCCATGATCAGTTGTCTTATAGACATAGGCGGTAAAATCATCTCTTCTCATACCATTGAAAGTAACATAGGCAGTGCCAGGGAAGTGATTAGATACTTCTACTCGGGTTACCCAGTATTCTGGATTGTTTGGTATGTTATCATTGAGGAGCGTCCAGTTTTTACCACCGTCCAAAGTCATTTGAACATTGCCATCGTCTGTGCCTACCCAGAGTTCATCAGGATCCAAAGGAGACTCATCAATGGTAGTAATCGTTCCGTATTGGATGTTGCCCGTTCCTGCTGCTTTTACAGCATCATTTTTACTCAAATCAGGGCTGATCTCTTCCCAATTTTCACCACGGAATGATGATTTTAACAACTTATTACCTGCATGGTAGATCACATCTGTATTATGCTGAGATACCATGATTGGGGCATTCCAGTTCCAACGCATACTACGGTTTGAATATCGGATACCTTTCGATTCACCCGTTTCCATATCCATTCGTCTTAGTGGACCGAATTGAGATTCATTATACAGGTAACGGTTGTTGCTTGGATCTACCACATTATACATACCGTCTCCACCACCTACACGAGCCCATTGCTCATAATTGATGGCACTACCATCTTTCATAGTGCTTGGTCCTTTTACTGAACCATTGTCTTGAAGCCCACCATAAACATTATAAGGGTAGTCCATATCTACACCCACTGCATAGAACTGTGCCAATGGAATTTCATCTGGGTGATACCAGGTCTTTCCAGCATCATAGGTGATTCCCATTCCATGGTCATAGCCTAAGATAAAGTGGTCAGAATCATCTGGATCGATCCACATAGCATGGTTGTCACCACCAAAGCGGAAGGCAGTGTCCCAGTTGTCTCCTCCATCCTTGGATTCCCAAACGCGAATACCGATTACATAAACATGATCTTCATCGTTTGGATCGACTCGTACTTGCTGATAGTAATAAGAAGGAGCTCCTCCAATGTCGACCCCCTCAGGGCTAATCATTCTCCAAGTAGATCCACCATCGTCTGAACGGTACATCTGTACACCGTCAACGCGTTGACCTCTTTTTAGAGGAATACCAACTTCGAGCATATTTCTACGCTCTTTGTCAGAGATCCCTTTCACATTGACATTTTCAATATTGGCATACACCACGTTTGAATTGCCAGGAGCATAAGCTACACCAATTCTTCCAAGGAATCCGCCTGGTAGTCCGTTAGAAAGTTTGCTCCAGGTTTTACCAGCATCGGTAGATTTATAAATGCCGCTACCCTCGCCACCTTCGTTAAAGGTCCAGGGTCTTCTGATTTTATCGTAAGCTGCGGCAATCAGTGCATTAGGATCGTCTGGGCTCATCGCCATATCAACCACACCGATGTACTTGCCATCTTTTCTTTTTACTTCAAGAGACTTAGTCCAAGTCTTACCTCCATCGGTCGTCTTGTAAAGTCCTCTTTCAGGATTTTCTGAATATAAGTGGCCTAATGCTGCGACATAAACCACATCCGAGTTGTTCGGATCAATTAGGATTCTACCAATATGATGAGACTCCGGAAGCCCCATATTGGTCCAGCTCTGTCCACCATTGGTAGATTTGTAAATACCATTGCCCCAGTATGAACTTCTGGAGTTATTAGCTTCTCCAGTCCCTACCCATACAATGCTGGTGTCTTGCTGATCCACAGCAACAGCACCGATAGAAATGATATTTTCATTATCAAAAATGGAATTCCATGACTGGCCATTGTTGATAGTTTTCCATAAACCACCAGAGGCTGTAGCCGCGTAAATTACTTTAGGTGCTCTGTCTACCACTGCAAAGTCGACATAACGTCCACCTTGTCGTGTTGGGCCAATTTCTCTGAACTTGATACTTTCTACTACCTGATCAGGTATGCGTTGCGCTTGTGCATCTTGAGCACCAAGGAGTGCTACCAGTGCGAAAAGCGATAAAAATCGAATATTCTTGAGGACTCTAATCATCATAATTTTAAGGTTAGAAGTGTCTGAAATTAATTCAAAAAGCCTTTATGGCAAAAGGCCTAATCCAAGATTATATAAGTGGTAAAGGGACGAGTAGAATTGATTGTGCCAACCTCCTAAGGGTAAAGTCCGTATGAACTGTTTATGAGTCAGAAAGATGTTTTGGAAACTCCTTCATCTGGACTACCCATAATTCCAGCCCAAGCTGGAATTATTTTTTTGGCCTAATTTTGTTGATATGAAATCATTATATCTGGGTTTCGCTTTAGTCTTATCTTTTAGTCTATTCGCTCAGGAAGAAAAGAGTCTTCAAGATTACTATACTGCTGCCACCTCGGCATATGAAGCAAAGAACTACGAACTCTTTTTAGAGAATATCCGCAAAGCGGATGAAATGAGACCCAATCATCCAGCCATAGTTCCTAAACTGGCGGCTGCATGGGCTTTAACAGGAAGGAAGATTCGTAGTATTCAAAAGTTGAACCAGATGCTACTGATGGATGCCACTTTCAACTTTGTCGACAATCCGGACTTTGACAATGTTAGAACTCATAAGAATTACAAAAGACTCATTGCACTTCAGACCAGGTTGGCCGAGGAAGAGGTGAACGATGAGTTGTACATGACGATTGACGCTGGTCACTTGCACCCTGAAAGCTTTGTGATTCTCAAAAATGGGGAGATGTTGCTCGGGAGCGTTCGTGAAAAGAAAATCGTTAAAGTGGGCCTTGATGGCAAGGTTACCGATTGGGTTGAAACACCATATGCCGTTTTGGGTATGAAGGCTGATTTTGCCAGAGGTAATCTTTGGGTGAGCACAGCTGCTATGCCGGAGATGAAAGGCTTTGAGCAGGCTGACAATGGAAAATCGGTTGTATTACAAATAGATCTTAACACTGGTAAGATCATTCAAGGCATATCTTACGATGAAGAATCAATTATTGGAGACCTCGAAGTTGATCAGGAAAATAGGCTTTGGCTATCAAACAGCATGACGCCTTTCCTTAGTAGAGATAACACTGATACTTCCGACTACTTAGGTGCCTTCAATCGCAAGCAATTTGATTTGTCAGATGGTTACTTCAACCTACAGGGTCTAACACTCACCGATGATGAGAATTACTTATATGTCTCAGACTACATTAAGGGGCTTTTCAGGATCGACATCAATGACACCGACATCGATGATGTCTTTGCCCCCGAATCAAGCCTTTTGAAAGGAATTGATGGGTTGTACTACTATGACAATAGCTTGATAGCGATTCATAATGGGACAAAGCCTTATAGAGTTGTGCAATACTTTTTAAATGCATCTGGCCTTAATATTGAGTCGGAAAGGATCATCAATAGAGGAGGAGAGAGTTTGGGAGAACCAACCCTGGGTCAGGTTAAAGATGGCTATTTCTATTACTTGGCCAATAGTCCTTGGCAAGCTTATGATCAGGAAAAGAATCTGGATTTATCTAAAGTTAAACCCATAGAAATCAGGAGGTTTAAACTAGACTGATGTCTAAACCTAGAAAAGATAAGCCCTTGAAAATGCCTCGTTATCGCGGGGGTGAAAGCGCACTTAAATCATTTATTGAAAAGAACCTTAAGTACCCACAATCAGCATTGGATGAAAAGATTGAAGGTGCTGTTGAAGCGGCTTATGATGTTGATGGTTTGGGAAGAACC
Coding sequences:
- a CDS encoding ligase-associated DNA damage response DEXH box helicase, whose translation is MPQVEIDLSPAENWFQSKGWKSFPFQRKTWNAYLSGKSGLLNAPTGSGKTYAIWLGAVLEALNDPKPAKGLQIIWVTPLRALAKDIQAAMQEVSNDLELGWNIALRTGDTTQAERQRQKKHMPEAMVTTPESIHILLAQKDAVKTFSSVKAVIVDEWHELIGGKRGVQMELALAYMRHLKDKPIKTWAISATIGNLEEAAKVLLGEQYETCETIRANVDKKIEIESILPDSVKTLPWAGHLGIHLLPRVVPILEQHTSTLMFTNVRSQTEIWYQKMMMQLPEYAGLVAMHHGSLDLGVRQWVEDRLHTGKLKCVVCTSSLDLGVDFRPVDMVIQVGGPKGIARFFQRAGRSGHRPGATSKVYFLPTHSLELIEAAVLKEAIDKKQFESRTPLTKCFDVLIQYLVTLAVGPGFYQEETYRQVKSSHAYQDLSLAEWQWCLEFITTGGSTLSAYDEYAKVEIESDGKYKVNNRRTAMRHRMSMGTIVSDPMVKVKYQTGGYIGTVEEIFIAGLKPGQTFWFAGRSLELIRVKDMTAQVKKSKKKTGPIPRWGGGKASFTSLLSHGLRRKLEDAANGIYEGPEMNAIKPLLEKHRELSALPLSNQLLIEQLRSDEGTHFFIYPLEGKYIHEVLAALCAYRISVSQPITFSIASNDYGFELLTDQEIEIEDFLELDLFSRENLLDDIYASINNTEMAKRKFRDIATIAGLIFQGYPGKGITNRHLQASSSMIFKVFEDYDPENLLMKQANEEVLSLQFEKSRLNESLERINQQEIVIKKLLKPSPLCFPIMVDRFRERYTSEKLSDQIEKMQIEFD
- a CDS encoding GNAT family N-acetyltransferase; this encodes MTSPILPVSKEEYPEIVEVWEASVRATHHFLPEADIQYFKPLILNTYLDAVELRCIKDSEGKVLGFLGVAERSIEMLFMHPSVIGKGLGRQLLNYAIEHFKAFKVDVNEQNPEAVKFYQHCGFEVVSRSPLDPLGKPYPILHLSL
- a CDS encoding GNAT family N-acetyltransferase, whose product is MIGLTTERLLFRQWQPSDYQIFSDFYTKKENAQYVGGIKGPEDSWRLMATYVGHYILKGYSYLAVEEKSTKQLIGTVGLWNSEPWPEKELGYWLLPEAQGKGFGLEAGIAVRDYALEILNFDSLVSYIDPSNKASVQLATRLGAKYDTTLDLLDFGPHAVYRYK
- a CDS encoding WD40/YVTN/BNR-like repeat-containing protein, which translates into the protein MMIRVLKNIRFLSLFALVALLGAQDAQAQRIPDQVVESIKFREIGPTRQGGRYVDFAVVDRAPKVIYAATASGGLWKTINNGQSWNSIFDNENIISIGAVAVDQQDTSIVWVGTGEANNSRSSYWGNGIYKSTNGGQSWTNMGLPESHHIGRILIDPNNSDVVYVAALGHLYSENPERGLYKTTDGGKTWTKSLEVKRKDGKYIGVVDMAMSPDDPNALIAAAYDKIRRPWTFNEGGEGSGIYKSTDAGKTWSKLSNGLPGGFLGRIGVAYAPGNSNVVYANIENVNVKGISDKERRNMLEVGIPLKRGQRVDGVQMYRSDDGGSTWRMISPEGVDIGGAPSYYYQQVRVDPNDEDHVYVIGIRVWESKDGGDNWDTAFRFGGDNHAMWIDPDDSDHFILGYDHGMGITYDAGKTWYHPDEIPLAQFYAVGVDMDYPYNVYGGLQDNGSVKGPSTMKDGSAINYEQWARVGGGDGMYNVVDPSNNRYLYNESQFGPLRRMDMETGESKGIRYSNRSMRWNWNAPIMVSQHNTDVIYHAGNKLLKSSFRGENWEEISPDLSKNDAVKAAGTGNIQYGTITTIDESPLDPDELWVGTDDGNVQMTLDGGKNWTLLNDNIPNNPEYWVTRVEVSNHFPGTAYVTFNGMRRDDFTAYVYKTTDHGKTWTSIANGIPAEAVNVIREDHKNPNLLFVGTELGTHASVDGGKNWTKFMTNMPTNPAYDMLIHPRENELVVATHGRGIFIADISPLQGMTAEVMNSGMELFDITPSVQYIRGLRNVSAYTNFNGESRRPGSHMYFYSANGGKATLKIMQGQRELYKMEIDADAGLNHAIWPFTRIISERSQKDLDNMAARFKRFGMSDAQIASRMETAKYITGPVGPGTYQVVLESGGKTITKDAIVLKDHWTNK